A window of Fusarium musae strain F31 chromosome 1, whole genome shotgun sequence genomic DNA:
ATCCGAGAGAcgaccagccatgatgttgttggagcGCAAAAGGTCTGCAAGACAGGTGCTTGACTGGCCCCAGGATATCATGTCTTACAAGCCGAAACATGGAGTCAATGTGTCACTGCAAAggatcatcaagaacatgggGATCCGTGAAGTTGATAGATGGTAGATACTCGTAATTCTCACTGACGACTTCTCCATATGTCGGAAGAATGGCAATCTTGGTGATATCAGCAAAGTCGTTGTCATGTCGACCTCCGGGATACTCAATGTTCTTGGGAAACGTCGAGGCAATAGGCTGCTTGCCTCGTCGCTTATCGGAAGACTCAACTAGATCGAAAAACTCCTTAGCAGAAACTACCATTCCCTCAGAACGGTAGCGTGTTCCAAGAACTGATCGAAGTTGGCACCAGGGTCATCCTCGGCCATCTTTGCAAAGCT
This region includes:
- a CDS encoding hypothetical protein (EggNog:ENOG41); this encodes MKPSFLFLQVISHPAWPTKLSISTQIGTIYTLYAGTNEDQSIGLLSFLCEQALESTELIADILESKLPVSAKEFFDLVESSDKRRGKQPIASTFPKNIEYPGGRHDNDFADITKIAILPTYGEVVSENYEYLPSINFTDPHVLDDPLQ